A single region of the Alkalidesulfovibrio alkalitolerans DSM 16529 genome encodes:
- a CDS encoding HD-GYP domain-containing protein: protein MAEFNLPEYRVSVDQLEPGVFIRLENIRWFEHPFLFNSFKISSEQQIAILRDLGIKEVICVPEKSERLPGRPREESGPPPKKRPVATEAAMDSLWRKKKAQAERLQKKREHLARCEERYAATVKNVSAITQGILAERVSSMAEAAKLVADMTEFFLSDVESTLHLVNVMNQGERIHFHAMNVTVLSLMLGHKAGMTGQEMNALGMAALFHDIGKARIEKKLLRKRGTLSPAERAVVERHPRMGVEILARTSDFPAMALEAVAQHHELADGSGYPRKLTLDAIGTAARILALADTYDNHCNHPDPLESYTPYQALSFMFTQQKELFDPDLLPLFIRCLGVYPPGTVVQLSNGSIGLVVSVNPENQLFPNVLVHAPDIPKKSALIIDLAEEPDLTIEKSIRLSHLPGEIIDYLNLRSRISYSLDAS, encoded by the coding sequence ATGGCCGAATTCAACCTCCCAGAATACCGCGTCAGCGTGGACCAGCTTGAGCCGGGTGTTTTCATCCGTCTCGAGAACATCCGCTGGTTTGAACATCCCTTCCTCTTCAACAGCTTCAAGATTTCCAGCGAACAGCAGATCGCGATCCTGCGCGACCTCGGCATAAAAGAGGTGATCTGCGTCCCGGAAAAAAGCGAGCGTCTGCCCGGCCGCCCCCGCGAGGAGTCCGGCCCGCCCCCCAAAAAACGACCGGTTGCAACCGAAGCCGCCATGGACAGTCTATGGCGCAAGAAAAAGGCCCAGGCCGAACGGCTGCAAAAGAAGCGTGAACACTTGGCGCGCTGCGAAGAACGCTACGCCGCGACGGTCAAAAACGTCTCCGCAATCACACAGGGCATCCTGGCCGAGCGCGTCTCCTCGATGGCCGAGGCAGCCAAGCTCGTGGCCGACATGACCGAGTTCTTCCTCTCGGACGTCGAATCGACCCTGCACCTCGTCAACGTCATGAACCAGGGCGAGCGCATTCATTTCCACGCCATGAACGTGACCGTCCTCTCCCTCATGCTCGGTCACAAGGCCGGCATGACCGGACAAGAGATGAACGCCCTGGGCATGGCCGCCCTCTTCCATGACATCGGCAAGGCCCGCATCGAAAAGAAGCTCCTGCGCAAACGTGGGACGCTCTCTCCGGCCGAACGCGCCGTCGTTGAACGGCATCCCCGGATGGGCGTGGAAATACTCGCCCGGACCTCGGATTTTCCTGCCATGGCCCTCGAAGCCGTGGCTCAGCATCACGAACTGGCCGACGGTTCCGGATACCCACGAAAACTCACGCTCGACGCGATCGGGACCGCCGCGCGCATCCTGGCGTTGGCCGACACCTACGACAACCATTGCAACCACCCCGATCCCCTGGAATCCTACACTCCGTATCAGGCTCTCTCGTTCATGTTCACCCAGCAAAAAGAACTTTTCGACCCTGATCTGCTCCCGCTGTTCATCCGCTGTCTCGGCGTCTACCCTCCCGGGACGGTCGTTCAGCTCTCGAACGGGTCCATCGGTCTCGTCGTTTCGGTAAACCCCGAGAACCAACTCTTCCCGAACGTGCTCGTCCATGCCCCGGACATTCCCAAGAAGTCGGCTCTGATCATCGATCTTGCCGAGGAGCCGGACCTGACCATCGAGAAAAGCATCCGTCTGAGCCATTTGCCCGGCGAAATCATCGACTACCTCAACCTGCGCTCGCGCATCTCCTACAGCCTGGACGCAAGCTGA
- a CDS encoding response regulator, whose amino-acid sequence MLIVDDSSSARCFFKGVLDHHGSCDLAGTGLEAVQMVERSIQACDFYDLVLMDIMMPEMDGLSATRAIREMEDASGLGESERARIVIVSCLSDREHMIDAQYGCGADAYLTKPVDPGAIEEMLINLDLAENPHDLRDEV is encoded by the coding sequence ATGCTGATCGTGGATGACAGCAGTTCGGCGCGGTGCTTTTTCAAAGGAGTTCTTGATCATCATGGATCATGCGACCTGGCGGGCACCGGCCTGGAGGCCGTGCAGATGGTGGAGCGCTCCATACAAGCCTGCGATTTCTATGACCTGGTACTCATGGACATCATGATGCCCGAAATGGACGGCCTGTCCGCGACCCGTGCCATCCGCGAGATGGAGGACGCGTCTGGGCTCGGCGAGTCGGAGCGGGCACGCATTGTGATCGTCTCCTGCCTTTCCGACCGGGAGCACATGATCGACGCACAGTACGGCTGCGGGGCTGACGCCTATCTAACCAAGCCAGTCGATCCTGGGGCCATCGAAGAGATGCTCATCAATCTCGATCTGGCTGAGAATCCTCACGATTTACGGGACGAAGTGTGA
- a CDS encoding chemotaxis protein CheD yields MYDEPCLVRTVLGSCVSVTFFAPTDGLAAIFHALLPRAEDHREVTTATTCFKYVDTAIIVLFDEFRLRGVPRNRIETKVFGGAGLMQGKGFEVGRRNVESAFATLDRLGVRVSASSVGGAMGRKLVFRTDTGEAFVKRINSPLLPTIQE; encoded by the coding sequence ATGTATGACGAGCCCTGCTTGGTGCGCACGGTGCTCGGATCGTGCGTGTCGGTCACTTTTTTCGCGCCCACGGACGGGCTTGCTGCCATTTTTCACGCCCTTTTGCCTCGGGCAGAGGATCACCGGGAGGTGACCACCGCCACGACCTGCTTCAAGTACGTCGATACAGCCATTATCGTCCTTTTTGATGAATTCAGGCTGCGTGGTGTGCCCAGGAATCGCATCGAAACAAAGGTGTTCGGCGGCGCGGGTCTCATGCAGGGCAAGGGATTCGAGGTGGGAAGGCGAAACGTCGAATCCGCGTTCGCAACGCTCGATCGCCTGGGGGTGCGCGTGAGCGCTTCCAGCGTGGGAGGAGCGATGGGGCGCAAACTCGTCTTTCGCACCGATACGGGCGAGGCATTCGTCAAGCGTATCAACTCGCCCTTGCTGCCCACGATCCAGGAGTGA
- a CDS encoding TetR/AcrR family transcriptional regulator, which yields MDADNVSSRDKILHAARALFGELGYADTTFKRIAEKSGAALGLITHYFGSKEKLFVASSLSVLDELEQAARAGGAGKPSGLDSVIGFVAAYFAFTLKAGQDFMILVRCSPYSDLKGDVNKDDIVGRFEGMINELSRLLKLGMEDGSVVRAEPFRLATVIFASIVGSVRTRLLSPYCPDNYFDEALAFIRRAVAADTGSEV from the coding sequence ATGGATGCGGACAACGTTTCAAGCCGGGACAAGATATTGCACGCCGCCCGCGCCCTGTTCGGGGAGCTTGGCTACGCGGACACGACGTTCAAGCGCATCGCCGAGAAATCCGGCGCTGCCCTCGGGCTCATTACGCATTATTTCGGGAGCAAGGAAAAGCTGTTCGTGGCTTCGAGTCTTTCCGTGCTCGACGAGTTGGAACAGGCGGCTCGGGCCGGAGGCGCTGGAAAACCGTCAGGGCTCGATTCGGTCATCGGCTTCGTGGCTGCGTACTTCGCCTTCACACTCAAGGCCGGACAGGACTTCATGATCCTCGTGCGCTGTTCTCCATATAGCGATCTCAAGGGCGACGTGAACAAGGACGACATCGTCGGACGGTTTGAAGGCATGATCAACGAACTGTCACGACTCCTGAAGCTGGGTATGGAAGACGGGAGCGTAGTCCGCGCCGAGCCGTTCCGATTGGCCACTGTCATTTTCGCGAGCATCGTGGGTTCCGTGCGCACGAGGCTCCTCAGTCCCTACTGCCCGGACAACTATTTCGACGAGGCTCTCGCCTTCATCAGGCGTGCCGTGGCTGCCGACACCGGCTCGGAGGTTTGA
- the rfaE1 gene encoding D-glycero-beta-D-manno-heptose-7-phosphate kinase yields MTTKQTVPAVPDLSAVTVIVIGDVMLDQYIWGEVSRISPEAPVQIVRVARKTYTLGGAGNVAANLAGLGCRSVCIGLCGSDEPGRELRRTFADLPIAVCLFEEDGRPTTVKSRVMGRGQQLLRLDEEHTARVDDITASRILEEFMTYLPSVDAVICSDYGKGVFSGMLAYDIISACKARGIPVLVDPKGGDWTRYQGATCITPNTAEFLQVAQFDPTDEKDLDARAGTAINAFSLDQLLVTRGAKGLSLFVRGQEPWRIKAEAREVFDVSGAGDTVIATYAAGLGAGLLPRDAAALANAAAGVVVGKLGTQPILRSELEETLVRREFGTAHKIKPQERARAMVETWRGQGSRIVFTNGCFDLLHVGHIDLLHKAAALGQRLIVGLNTDASVRRLKGDARPILPEHERAALLAALECVDLVVLFDADTPLDLIAALEPDVLVKGGDYTVETVVGHELVLGRGGSVEIIPLVQGKSTTDLLARIKT; encoded by the coding sequence ATGACAACGAAACAAACCGTCCCGGCCGTTCCCGACCTAAGCGCCGTCACCGTCATCGTCATCGGCGACGTGATGCTCGATCAGTACATTTGGGGGGAGGTCAGCCGTATATCGCCCGAAGCTCCCGTGCAAATCGTGCGCGTGGCGCGCAAGACCTATACTTTGGGCGGCGCGGGCAACGTAGCCGCAAACCTTGCAGGGCTTGGATGCCGCAGCGTCTGCATCGGGCTTTGCGGCTCGGACGAGCCGGGTCGCGAACTGCGCAGGACTTTTGCTGACCTGCCCATCGCGGTGTGTCTTTTCGAGGAGGATGGCAGGCCGACCACCGTCAAATCCAGGGTCATGGGGCGTGGGCAGCAGCTACTCAGGCTTGACGAGGAGCATACGGCCCGGGTGGACGACATTACGGCGTCGCGCATTCTTGAGGAGTTCATGACGTATCTGCCTTCGGTCGATGCGGTGATCTGCTCCGATTACGGCAAGGGCGTCTTTTCCGGGATGCTCGCCTACGACATCATCTCCGCGTGCAAGGCGCGGGGAATTCCCGTCCTTGTAGACCCCAAGGGCGGCGATTGGACGCGCTACCAGGGGGCCACCTGCATCACGCCCAACACGGCGGAGTTCCTTCAGGTCGCCCAGTTCGACCCCACCGACGAAAAGGATCTCGATGCCCGGGCGGGCACGGCCATCAACGCCTTCAGCCTCGATCAACTGCTCGTAACGCGCGGCGCGAAGGGGCTTTCGCTCTTCGTGCGGGGCCAGGAGCCTTGGCGTATCAAGGCCGAGGCGCGCGAAGTCTTCGATGTCTCGGGCGCGGGGGATACTGTCATCGCCACCTACGCGGCCGGGCTCGGCGCCGGCCTTTTGCCGCGCGACGCCGCAGCCCTGGCCAACGCCGCCGCAGGCGTCGTGGTCGGAAAGCTCGGCACGCAGCCCATTCTGCGTTCTGAGCTTGAGGAAACCCTGGTGCGCCGGGAGTTCGGCACGGCCCACAAGATCAAGCCCCAGGAACGGGCGCGGGCCATGGTCGAGACTTGGCGTGGGCAAGGTTCGCGTATCGTCTTCACCAACGGCTGTTTCGATCTCCTGCATGTGGGGCACATCGACCTTTTACACAAGGCCGCCGCGCTCGGACAGCGCCTGATTGTGGGTCTCAATACCGACGCCTCGGTGCGCCGCCTGAAGGGTGACGCCAGACCCATTCTTCCCGAACACGAACGGGCCGCCCTGCTTGCGGCGCTCGAATGCGTGGATCTGGTCGTCCTCTTCGATGCCGACACGCCGCTCGATCTCATCGCCGCGCTCGAACCCGACGTGCTCGTCAAGGGCGGTGACTACACCGTGGAGACGGTCGTGGGCCATGAACTCGTCCTGGGTCGCGGCGGCAGCGTAGAGATCATCCCCCTCGTCCAGGGCAAGAGCACCACGGATCTGCTTGCCCGGATCAAGACGTAA
- a CDS encoding PqqD family protein → MPVRNPEVREEQREGSFLLTYPAVPNLWFGRMAYRLGIWDGSPLIKRLQLDGMGGTVWEWIDGRNSVRDLSEMLAKRYSILPREAEASISAFLRELGRRGIIALRHPPSSLGASLQGRT, encoded by the coding sequence GTGCCGGTACGAAATCCCGAGGTTCGCGAGGAACAGCGGGAAGGAAGCTTCCTCTTGACCTATCCGGCCGTGCCAAACCTCTGGTTCGGTCGCATGGCCTACCGCCTGGGCATATGGGACGGCTCGCCGCTCATCAAACGCCTGCAACTCGACGGTATGGGCGGCACGGTCTGGGAATGGATCGACGGCCGCAACAGCGTACGCGACCTCTCCGAGATGCTCGCCAAACGCTACAGCATTCTGCCGCGCGAGGCCGAGGCCTCCATAAGCGCGTTCCTGCGCGAGCTTGGCCGCAGGGGCATCATCGCCTTGCGGCACCCGCCAAGCTCGCTCGGCGCAAGCCTTCAGGGCCGCACATAG
- a CDS encoding DUF6785 family protein, translated as MAAQVNIRGRAIILGILFGLFVCAFTPTNNMLLRATLLGGGHFPLAPFIILFVLTLLVGTSMSVFKRTVLTGKEMLTTWLLTVLVSGIPYTGFVRTFFINITAPQAFATPGNRWTEAFGPLLPAEIYPSDEAALNAIYEGLDGALGQDSLTVLSRIDWSAWTVPLAWWGGFVILSFLVMVCMVTLFSRQWVENERVNFPLLRLPQAMEEAVDENRLWAFLTDRWLLVGLCLPVFLHTLNGLSTYYPEVPKLDTIYFVGRYFTPHGLFSGFSKLTIYIYPAFIGFAFLASRQISLSLWIFFLLGALLFGVLDVLGAAMPASALGVTFGPTLTAVEETQMIGAYGVFFLFLIWLSRAHLGLIARCALGLTGAKASESEWFSLRAAFWGGLIALALLGGWCVHFGMSPVAAGAVLLMFFIVSFVAARIICQGGIAYFTLTAAPLDGLIALFGSGFLGSTGLLVAAAAQKVLFVDLRESLLPSLFHGAKVGEGIRNKGLFVAGVILVIVLGVIVSIGAMMVLAHTHGLRDLELEWATRTTLNVYDNVKRLLDAPLGTQPQILSWAAVGALVMAALVACYHRFTWWPLHPIGYLATYSSSMRILWFSFFVGWLVNQICLRYGGVALFKRVRYFFYGLILGDFLMGGFWAAVGLNTGLAYQVLPD; from the coding sequence ATGGCCGCACAAGTGAACATTCGTGGCCGGGCGATCATCCTGGGCATCCTCTTCGGACTCTTCGTCTGCGCCTTCACGCCCACCAATAACATGCTCCTGCGGGCCACACTGCTCGGCGGCGGACATTTCCCCCTCGCGCCCTTCATCATCCTCTTCGTGCTCACACTCCTCGTGGGAACGAGCATGTCGGTGTTCAAGCGCACCGTGCTCACGGGCAAGGAGATGCTCACCACGTGGCTCTTGACGGTGCTCGTCTCCGGCATCCCCTACACGGGCTTCGTGCGCACCTTCTTCATCAACATCACCGCGCCCCAGGCCTTCGCCACACCAGGCAACCGCTGGACCGAGGCGTTCGGGCCGCTCCTTCCGGCCGAGATATATCCCTCGGACGAGGCGGCGCTGAACGCCATTTACGAAGGGCTGGACGGCGCTCTGGGCCAGGACAGCCTGACCGTGCTCTCGCGCATCGACTGGTCGGCGTGGACCGTGCCGCTCGCCTGGTGGGGAGGTTTCGTCATCCTCTCTTTCCTGGTCATGGTCTGCATGGTCACGCTCTTTTCTCGCCAGTGGGTGGAAAACGAGCGCGTCAATTTCCCCCTGTTGCGCCTGCCCCAGGCCATGGAAGAGGCCGTGGACGAAAACAGGCTGTGGGCGTTCCTGACCGACCGCTGGCTCTTGGTGGGACTGTGCCTGCCCGTGTTCCTGCATACCCTGAACGGCCTGAGCACCTACTATCCCGAGGTCCCCAAGCTCGACACGATCTATTTCGTCGGCAGATATTTCACTCCCCACGGGCTCTTTTCCGGCTTCTCCAAGCTCACGATCTATATCTATCCGGCCTTCATCGGCTTCGCCTTCCTGGCCTCGCGCCAGATATCTCTAAGCCTCTGGATCTTCTTCCTCCTCGGCGCGTTGCTGTTCGGCGTTCTCGACGTCCTGGGGGCAGCCATGCCCGCCTCGGCCCTGGGCGTGACCTTCGGCCCCACCCTGACCGCCGTCGAGGAAACGCAGATGATCGGGGCCTACGGCGTCTTCTTTCTCTTCCTCATCTGGCTTTCGCGGGCGCACCTGGGGCTCATCGCGCGTTGCGCCCTGGGCCTCACTGGGGCCAAGGCCAGCGAGAGCGAATGGTTTTCTCTGCGTGCCGCGTTCTGGGGGGGCTTGATCGCGCTCGCCTTGCTCGGCGGCTGGTGCGTGCATTTCGGCATGAGTCCCGTAGCCGCAGGTGCGGTGCTGCTCATGTTCTTCATCGTCTCCTTCGTAGCCGCGCGTATCATCTGCCAGGGCGGCATAGCCTACTTCACTCTCACGGCCGCGCCGCTCGACGGTCTGATCGCCCTCTTCGGCTCGGGATTCTTGGGTTCCACCGGCCTGCTCGTGGCCGCCGCGGCCCAGAAGGTACTCTTCGTGGACCTGCGCGAATCCTTGCTCCCTTCGCTCTTCCATGGAGCCAAGGTGGGCGAGGGCATCCGCAACAAAGGACTCTTCGTGGCCGGCGTTATCCTGGTCATCGTGCTTGGCGTGATCGTGAGCATCGGGGCCATGATGGTCCTGGCCCACACCCATGGCCTGCGCGACTTGGAACTTGAATGGGCCACGCGCACGACCCTCAACGTTTATGACAACGTCAAGCGTCTTTTAGACGCACCGCTGGGAACCCAGCCGCAGATACTGAGTTGGGCGGCCGTGGGAGCCCTTGTCATGGCCGCGCTGGTGGCCTGTTACCACCGCTTCACCTGGTGGCCGCTGCACCCCATCGGCTATCTTGCCACCTACAGTTCATCCATGCGCATCCTGTGGTTCAGCTTCTTCGTGGGCTGGCTGGTAAACCAGATCTGCCTGCGTTACGGCGGCGTGGCGCTGTTCAAGCGCGTCCGCTACTTCTTCTACGGACTCATCCTGGGCGATTTCCTCATGGGCGGCTTCTGGGCCGCTGTGGGTCTCAATACCGGGCTGGCCTACCAAGTGCTGCCGGACTAG